From Granulicella sp. WH15, the proteins below share one genomic window:
- a CDS encoding metallophosphoesterase, whose amino-acid sequence MDRRQFTALGAASLGNLLTRKLWAEQVRAAASPDKFYFALVADTHIIDDFYVKGSENGVEDNESILVTTPRFTSARDLINSLSPAIEQTFLVGDFFHNYPSTDYDFYFKNTTRLDHAKTIVDGFKMPVHLGFGNHDYDVKRVDREMSHRLFKAKFNAEPYSVVDYKGYKFIHLNNFLGSTQDRTSADFHPGVGSLGETQLHWFEAQLQQHKPTFVFIHYPLIQDQPTEFADYGLYPLLKKYQDTIQLVVSGHQHKWVDYKHNYGPQHYIMAATRYDPNAYMLMEVDTKKATWRFMNESLVEWSTHYSKPWQGQSL is encoded by the coding sequence ATGGACCGCAGACAGTTCACTGCCCTCGGAGCTGCATCGCTCGGCAACCTGCTCACCCGGAAACTCTGGGCTGAGCAGGTCCGGGCGGCAGCTTCACCCGACAAATTCTACTTCGCCCTCGTCGCCGACACCCATATCATCGACGACTTCTACGTCAAGGGTAGCGAGAACGGCGTCGAAGACAACGAAAGCATCCTCGTCACTACGCCGCGCTTCACCTCGGCCCGCGACCTCATCAACTCGCTCAGCCCCGCCATCGAGCAGACCTTCCTCGTCGGCGACTTCTTCCACAACTACCCCTCCACCGACTACGACTTCTACTTCAAGAACACCACCCGGCTCGACCACGCCAAGACCATCGTCGATGGCTTCAAGATGCCCGTCCACCTTGGTTTCGGCAATCACGACTACGACGTCAAGCGCGTGGACCGCGAGATGAGCCACCGTCTCTTCAAGGCCAAGTTCAACGCCGAGCCTTATTCGGTTGTGGACTACAAAGGTTACAAATTCATCCATCTGAATAACTTCCTCGGCAGCACCCAGGACCGCACCTCCGCCGATTTCCATCCCGGTGTCGGCTCTCTGGGCGAGACACAGCTTCATTGGTTCGAGGCGCAGCTTCAGCAGCACAAGCCCACCTTCGTCTTCATCCATTACCCGCTCATCCAGGACCAGCCCACAGAGTTTGCCGACTACGGCCTGTATCCACTTCTGAAGAAGTATCAGGACACCATCCAGCTCGTCGTCTCCGGCCACCAGCACAAGTGGGTCGACTACAAACACAACTACGGCCCGCAGCACTACATCATGGCCGCCACCCGCTACGACCCCAACGCCTACATGCTCATGGAGGTCGACACGAAGAAGGCCACATGGCGCTTTATGAACGAGAGCCTCGTCGAGTGGTCTACGCACTACAGCAAGCCCTGGCAGGGTCAGAGCCTGTGA
- a CDS encoding TonB-dependent receptor: MKRLFWLATFVCLLVLNSTPIFAQFETASVLGYVRDASGAVLPNAAVSLVNQETKAIVTAKTSAQGSYEFTDVKIGEYKVTAQSDGFDLSATQPFRVTVNAHQRVDIALKIGSANQTVTVSDAAALLETDSSERGQIIGTREVENLPLNGRAYADLAALVPGVRRNLLENSTDSSRDASFNVNGQRSEFNNFLLDGVDNNAYGTSNQGFSNQTIPPSPDAIDEFRVETDNYSAEYGRSAGAVVNVSIRSGTNKFHGKAYDYIRNTVLNAVGPFTPPSNPLTGKPQKPTLIRNQFGGTFGGPIWKDHTFFFGDYEGTRQVQHSPMSATVPTANQNGTSALAIANGGYTFITGKTNENGTPIPLINPLTGQVYTNGVIPFSDPSVSSFAKGVLAALPSSNVPGSPYANNYSSQPADTLTDNKFDVRVDQTFSPRTTAFVRYSQHKGTIISPPSIQGPAGGNSNGTVDIFNQQIAGGVTHSFTQNSILDARFAFTRTDGGKFPYGQNLPSLMTGIPGLPTDPQVVRSLNDQSVNGFTQFGNQNSNPQYQNPYIYNPKLNYTFIHGRSTYKIGYEYQAIFTTIDDFNPTFGIDTYNGGFSFNGVPAYGTTAAVPGTSAGLSSADTGTKEAASLADFLFGARDTYQLNNFVNVHVNQRMHNFYFQDDIRVNSRLTVNAGLRYELVTPQWESSNKLANYDPDTKSLITATPGSIYNRALVNMPKLDFAPRFGLSFQATPKTVILAGYGLGYAQFNREGGENLLVYNLPAIVNTNIVQAPQFALPTVITQKPETTCTAAQAGTAFNSANPNPCFRTTSQGYPTGFTDPANVTAASNLSTQARYIPKNLPTGYVQSYHLTVQRQLNSNTTFEVAYVGEHGVKIQVLADLNQSEANPVTATCNGTGAVGSTSGCLSVAARRPISNFTTIEETLPDGFLTYNGIQTKLEHRTSHGLYLLNSFTWSRAQDNGEGHLEEVSGDSGRINLANPIGDRGPSGYNQPLNEILSLVYDLPYGKGRMFGGNAPLLMQELLGGWQVTAINSASSGTPVNITYSPNSAQSVSTILAQRPNQISNNVIIPKKDRVKANGNQSFVALNSAAFAIPDNNHPYGNVGRNSVRFDAFYQLDMGLHKQFPLYPAGTSFDFRVEAFNILNQTNYAYPQSSVGASTFGTVNAATTFPARILQFAGKIIF; encoded by the coding sequence GTGAAACGTCTCTTTTGGTTAGCGACATTTGTTTGTCTCCTGGTCCTGAACTCTACGCCGATATTCGCCCAATTCGAAACGGCATCCGTCCTTGGTTATGTCCGGGATGCCTCAGGCGCAGTATTGCCCAACGCCGCTGTCTCGCTCGTCAACCAGGAGACCAAAGCCATCGTCACGGCCAAGACCAGCGCCCAGGGTTCCTACGAGTTCACGGACGTCAAGATCGGTGAATACAAGGTTACAGCCCAGTCCGACGGCTTCGATCTCAGCGCCACCCAGCCCTTCCGCGTCACCGTCAACGCCCACCAGCGCGTCGACATTGCTCTGAAGATTGGCTCCGCAAACCAGACTGTCACGGTCAGCGACGCAGCCGCACTCCTCGAGACCGACTCCAGCGAGCGTGGCCAGATCATCGGAACCCGCGAGGTCGAGAACCTTCCGCTCAACGGCCGCGCCTACGCCGACCTTGCCGCCCTCGTCCCCGGCGTTCGCCGCAACCTGCTCGAGAACTCCACCGACTCCAGCCGCGATGCCTCCTTCAACGTCAACGGGCAGCGCAGCGAGTTCAACAACTTCCTTCTCGACGGCGTCGACAACAACGCCTACGGCACCTCCAACCAGGGCTTCTCCAACCAGACCATCCCGCCTTCGCCTGACGCCATCGACGAGTTCCGCGTCGAAACCGACAACTACAGCGCCGAGTACGGCCGCTCTGCCGGAGCCGTCGTCAACGTCAGCATCCGCAGCGGTACGAACAAGTTTCACGGCAAGGCCTACGACTACATCCGCAACACGGTTCTGAACGCCGTCGGTCCCTTCACGCCGCCGTCCAACCCGCTCACCGGCAAGCCGCAGAAGCCGACCCTGATCCGTAACCAGTTCGGCGGCACCTTCGGCGGCCCCATCTGGAAGGACCACACCTTCTTCTTCGGCGACTACGAAGGCACTCGCCAGGTTCAGCACTCGCCCATGTCGGCAACGGTCCCGACGGCGAACCAGAATGGAACCAGCGCCCTCGCCATTGCTAACGGCGGTTACACCTTCATCACGGGTAAGACCAACGAGAACGGCACTCCGATTCCCCTCATCAACCCGCTTACCGGCCAGGTCTATACCAACGGTGTGATCCCCTTCAGCGACCCGTCGGTCTCCTCCTTCGCCAAGGGCGTTCTCGCGGCTCTGCCGTCGTCCAACGTCCCCGGCTCGCCGTACGCCAACAACTACTCCTCGCAGCCTGCCGACACGCTCACCGACAACAAGTTCGATGTCCGCGTCGACCAGACCTTCAGCCCGCGCACCACGGCCTTCGTCCGCTACAGCCAGCACAAGGGCACCATCATCTCGCCGCCCAGCATCCAGGGACCGGCCGGTGGTAACAGCAACGGTACTGTCGACATCTTCAATCAGCAGATCGCCGGCGGCGTCACCCACTCCTTCACGCAGAACTCGATCCTCGACGCCCGCTTCGCCTTCACCCGTACCGACGGCGGCAAGTTCCCCTACGGCCAGAACCTGCCCAGCCTGATGACCGGCATCCCCGGCCTTCCGACCGATCCTCAGGTTGTCCGCAGCCTCAACGACCAGAGCGTCAACGGGTTCACGCAGTTCGGCAACCAGAACAGCAACCCGCAGTATCAGAACCCCTACATCTACAATCCCAAGCTGAACTACACGTTCATCCACGGGCGCAGCACCTATAAGATCGGCTACGAGTACCAGGCCATCTTCACCACCATCGACGACTTCAACCCGACCTTTGGCATCGACACCTACAACGGCGGCTTCAGCTTCAACGGCGTTCCCGCCTACGGGACCACTGCTGCGGTTCCCGGCACCTCTGCCGGTCTCAGCTCGGCCGATACCGGCACCAAAGAGGCAGCCTCGCTGGCCGACTTCCTCTTCGGCGCGCGCGATACCTACCAGCTCAATAACTTCGTCAACGTCCACGTCAACCAGCGGATGCACAACTTCTACTTCCAGGACGATATCCGGGTCAACTCCCGGCTTACCGTCAACGCCGGTCTGCGCTACGAGCTGGTAACGCCGCAGTGGGAGTCGAGCAACAAGCTCGCCAACTACGACCCGGATACGAAGTCGCTCATCACTGCCACCCCTGGCTCCATCTACAACCGCGCTCTGGTCAACATGCCCAAGCTCGACTTCGCCCCGCGCTTCGGCTTGTCTTTCCAGGCCACGCCGAAGACCGTGATCCTGGCGGGTTATGGACTTGGCTACGCGCAGTTCAACCGTGAGGGCGGCGAGAACCTGCTCGTTTACAACTTGCCCGCCATCGTCAACACGAACATCGTTCAGGCGCCGCAGTTCGCCCTGCCCACCGTCATCACGCAGAAACCGGAGACCACCTGTACCGCTGCGCAGGCCGGAACAGCCTTCAACTCCGCCAACCCCAACCCCTGCTTCCGCACTACCTCGCAGGGTTATCCCACCGGCTTCACCGACCCTGCCAATGTGACCGCGGCCAGCAACCTCAGCACGCAGGCGCGTTATATCCCCAAGAACCTGCCCACGGGATACGTGCAGAGCTATCACCTCACCGTGCAGCGTCAGCTCAACAGCAACACGACCTTTGAGGTCGCCTACGTTGGTGAGCATGGCGTCAAGATCCAGGTGCTCGCCGACCTGAATCAGTCCGAGGCCAATCCCGTTACTGCCACCTGTAATGGAACGGGCGCGGTGGGCAGCACCTCTGGCTGCCTCAGCGTTGCGGCACGTCGTCCCATCTCCAACTTCACCACCATCGAAGAGACTCTTCCCGATGGCTTCCTCACCTACAACGGTATCCAGACCAAGCTGGAGCACCGCACCAGCCACGGTCTCTACCTGTTGAACTCCTTCACCTGGTCGCGCGCGCAGGACAACGGCGAGGGCCACCTCGAAGAGGTGTCCGGAGATAGCGGACGTATCAACCTGGCCAACCCGATCGGCGACCGTGGTCCCTCCGGCTACAACCAGCCGCTGAACGAGATTCTCTCGCTCGTCTACGACCTGCCTTACGGCAAGGGACGTATGTTCGGTGGCAACGCGCCTCTTCTGATGCAGGAGCTTCTGGGTGGGTGGCAGGTTACGGCCATCAACAGCGCCAGCAGCGGCACGCCGGTCAACATCACCTACTCGCCGAACAGCGCCCAGTCGGTCAGCACCATTCTGGCGCAGCGGCCCAACCAGATCTCGAACAACGTCATCATCCCGAAGAAGGATCGTGTCAAGGCGAATGGCAATCAATCCTTCGTCGCTTTGAACAGCGCGGCGTTCGCGATTCCGGACAACAATCATCCCTATGGCAATGTCGGACGCAACTCGGTCCGCTTTGACGCCTTCTATCAGCTCGATATGGGTCTTCACAAGCAGTTCCCGCTCTATCCTGCGGGCACCTCGTTCGACTTCCGGGTCGAGGCCTTCAACATCCTTAACCAGACCAACTACGCCTATCCGCAAAGCAGCGTTGGCGCCAGCACCTTCGGCACCGTAAACGCGGCTACCACCTTCCCGGCTCGTATCCTGCAGTTCGCCGGTAAGATCATCTTCTAA